Part of the Candidatus Abyssobacteria bacterium SURF_5 genome, CTTTGGCCGTTGGAATGTAAGCTCTGCTCCAGCGCATTAATCGGCTTCCTTTAATTCCTCGATCTGTGACAAAAGCGCATCTATTATATTGGATTCATCCACATTTTTACAGACCACTTTTCCGTGACGAAAGATGACTCCTTCTCCCCGCCCGCCTGCGACTCCGTAATCCGCGCGAGCCGCCTCGCCAGGCCCGTTCACGGCGCACCCCATCACGGCCACCGTTATCGGTTTCTTGACTCCGGCAAGCCTCTGTTCCACCTCGGCCGCGATTTCCTCAATATTAATCGTGCAGCGCCCGCATGTTGGACAACTGATCACTTCCGCTCCATCCTCACGAAGGCCGAGCGACCGCAGAATATTTCGTGCGACCATTACCTCGCGCTCCGGCGGCGCGCTCAGCGACACACGCACCGTGTCGCCGTAGCCCCTGGATAAAAGTAGCGCTATGCCGACGGAACTTTTGACCGCCCCCGTCAAGAGGGTACCGGCTTCGGTGATTCCTATATGGAATGGATAATCGCACTCCTTCGCCAGATACTGGTGCGCCAGCAGCGTGGTCTGTACGTCGGTCGCCTTTAGCGACACCTTGATCTCCCGAAAATCCAGTTTCTCGAGTATCCGGATATGCTTGAGCGCGCTCGACACCATCGCGCGCGCGGTCGTCTCCGCCAGCTTCTTCCCCGTTCCTTCGATCGAGCCGGTAAATTCCTTCTCGATCGATCCGGAATTCACTCCTATTCTCAGAGGAACACGTGCCGCGGCCGCGGTTGCAACAACCTTCTCGACGTTTGCCCTCGAGCCGATATTCCCCGGGTTGATCCGCAGCCCGTTCACTCCATGCTGGATTGCCCTCAGGGCAAGCCGGTAATTAAAGTGGATGTCGGCCACCAGCGGCACTGATACGTGCTCGCGAATAACGGCGAGGGCTTCGGCGGCCTCGAGGTCCGGCACGGCGACCCGCACGATGTCGCATCCGATATGCATGAGACGTCTTATCTGCCCAATAGTGGCTACCGCGTCTCGCGTGTCGGTTTTCGTCATCGATTGAATCGGGATAGGGTGACCGCTCCCGATTGGAATGCCGCCCAGCATGACTGTGCGCGTTTTTCTTCTTCTCATTGCAATCCTGCCCGATAAGGTGAGATTGGCCCGGCTTACTCTATGAATCCGCGTCCAAGGAAGTGGTTGATGACGCGAAGGATGTCGTTGTATGTCGCAATCAAGACGAGGAACAGAATAAAGGCCAACCCGATCCGCTGGAGCAACAAAAGGTATCTCTCCTCCAGAGGTTTACGCCGAACCGAATCAATCACTGCTATCAGCATTAATCCTCCGTCCAGGACGGGGATAGGAAGCAGATTCAGAATTCCCAGGTTGATCGTAATCAGGGCCACCAGTTTCAAGTAGTAGCCGATGCCGAGTTTCAGGCTCTCGGTTGTCAAAAATGCAATACCGATAGGACCCGCCATTTCGCGCGTGCTTACTTTGCCGGAGACCAAATAATAGATGGTCTTCATTGTGAGTGAAACAAAATCGCCGTATGCCTCCAATGAATGAACAAAGGCAGTGGCCGGCCCGTATTGTCGAATAATATCAGGAGTAAAGATAACTCCGATCATGCCGCGCTGGGCCACCGGCAGATTCACCACAACCTCCTGAGTCTCCTTGAATAATCCCGGTTTCTGTTTTATTGTCAGTTGTACTGTTTCGCCCGCCGAAAGTTCCTGTAGAAGCAGATGATCGAGATCATGATCGGTCGGCTGTCCATTCAGAGCCACAACCAGATCGCCCTCATGCAGCTTCGCCGCCTGTTCTCCGATCACCTCTTTATCTATGAAAGCGATACTGCCGTCTCGTATTTCGAGCCCGCTAATCACCGCCTTTTCCCTGGGAGTAAGCGTGAATTCCATCATCTTGCCGTCTCTCAGGACGGTGAAGGTCATTGGTCGACCGGCGC contains:
- a CDS encoding flavodoxin-dependent (E)-4-hydroxy-3-methylbut-2-enyl-diphosphate synthase: MRRRKTRTVMLGGIPIGSGHPIPIQSMTKTDTRDAVATIGQIRRLMHIGCDIVRVAVPDLEAAEALAVIREHVSVPLVADIHFNYRLALRAIQHGVNGLRINPGNIGSRANVEKVVATAAAARVPLRIGVNSGSIEKEFTGSIEGTGKKLAETTARAMVSSALKHIRILEKLDFREIKVSLKATDVQTTLLAHQYLAKECDYPFHIGITEAGTLLTGAVKSSVGIALLLSRGYGDTVRVSLSAPPEREVMVARNILRSLGLREDGAEVISCPTCGRCTINIEEIAAEVEQRLAGVKKPITVAVMGCAVNGPGEAARADYGVAGGRGEGVIFRHGKVVCKNVDESNIIDALLSQIEELKEAD